A DNA window from Naumovozyma dairenensis CBS 421 chromosome 10, complete genome contains the following coding sequences:
- the NUP2 gene encoding nucleoporin NUP2 (similar to Saccharomyces cerevisiae NUP2 (YLR335W); ancestral locus Anc_4.164), with product MAKRVAVGQLTSDNVLDEDTEEITHTPSIASFSVMSGRKIAMPKRKMMSFTTPKGDSIAANAFSSFKNKQTLSSTTNENAKFKALNLQFKDKIVQCVANDPIADLSPIFVKYETFRKSIKGTPTDVSPAVQTSTISPPKRTVATNSSEAIDEDSSSSEEEEKEIKVEGPSFTIASKPITGDSVFSFGPKKQEPKNDSDSESEVEIKGPQFTFTGEVKSNVFKLPETSKLTDKTVNNQTEKKTSPFTFSTTGPSSTVATTESTPNPDLADTKEAGFSLDSKVEAPSGGSIESKPFTFGASIAASAESKPNLFASNGPIIDFKKEESKLNPFSLGNSTSAIDTSTSKSAFSFDSTTKNVNEDVTTENKTPSFSFSKNMNKSDKASPEDVKTPSFTFGKAPTSSTEKIIPSFSFGKTELPSTDNKVEVKKPSFTFGKTEKPTDSESPEVKDEKDTTSKPSFTFGTSTSSDSRPAFSFGSNQQTNAQAPSFSFGKTTDTPKEESKDETGSKSLFTFGKTTDIPKEENKDETTTKPSFTFGTASTTAPSFTFGNPKTETSIMEETKPVPSAGFKFSLPYEQKTSDDATQDKAEPTTDVADENATVEEASKPLDLQNGEEDETALFTQRSKLMIFNPETKQYDSRGVGEMKVLQRKDDKSKIRLLCRSDGMGHILLNTTVVKSFSYAPLAEDNDNLVKTPTVDSEGKLTTYIVKFKLKSDGRSFIKSIEDAKKDM from the coding sequence ATGGCGAAAAGAGTAGCTGTAGGCCAACTAACCAGCGATAACGTACTTGATGAGGATACAGAAGAAATAACCCATACTCCAAGTATCGCTTCATTTTCCGTAATGAGCGGGAGAAAAATAGCTATGCCTAAGAGGAAAATGATGTCCTTTACTACTCCAAAAGGTGACTCCATAGCTGCAAATGCCTTCAGTAGCTTCAAGAACAAACAAACTCTATCAAGTACGACGAATGAAAACGCCAAATTTAAGGCTTTAAATTTACAATTCAAAGATAAGATTGTTCAATGTGTTGCCAATGATCCAATTGCAGATTTATCACCAATCTTTGTTAAATATGAAACGTTCagaaaatcaattaaaggAACTCCTACGGATGTTTCACCAGCAGTTCAAACTTCAACTATTAGTCCACCAAAACGAACTGTAGCCACCAATTCGTCAGAGGCTATAGATGAAGACTCTTCTTCgtcagaagaagaagaaaaggaaataaaaGTGGAAGGGCCATCATTTACCATTGCATCAAAACCCATAACAGGTGATTCAGTGTTTTCGTTTGGTCCAAAGAAACAAGAGCCAAAAAATGATAGTGATAGTGAAAGTGAGGTTGAAATTAAAGGTCCACAATTTACGTTTACTGGGGAGGTTAAGAGTAATGTCTTTAAGTTACCAGAAACATCTAAATTGACAGATAAAACTGTTAATAATCAAACTGAAAAGAAGACATCACCTTTCACGTTCTCCACAACTGGCCCAAGTAGTACGGTAGCTACTACTGAATCAACTCCAAACCCTGACTTAGCAGATACCAAAGAAGCGGGGTTTTCCCTTGACAGCAAAGTCGAGGCTCCAAGCGGTGGTTCTATTGAAAGTAAACCATTCACATTTGGAGCATCTATTGCTGCATCTGCAGAATCTAAACCCAATCTTTTTGCATCCAATGGACCTATTATAGATTTTAAGAAGGAAGAAAGCAAGCTAAATCCGTTTTCTTTAGGCAATTCTACCTCAGCGATTGATACCTCAACTTCGAAATCTGCTTTCTCCTTTGATTCTACAACTAAGAACGTAAATGAAGACGTAACTACTGAAAATAAGACACCGTCCTTTAGCTTTAGCAAGAATATGAACAAATCCGATAAGGCTTCTCCAGAAGACGTGAAAACTCCATCCTTTACATTTGGTAAAGCGCCTACCAGCTCCACAGAGAAGATCATTCCTTCGTTTTCTTTTGGTAAAACAGAACTCCCCTCTACTGATAATAAAGTAGAAGTTAAGAAACCATCATTTACATTTGGAAAGACTGAGAAACCAACGGATTCAGAGTCACCTGAAGTTAAGGATGAGAAAGATACAACTTCTAAACCATCATTTACTTTTGGAACTTCAACTTCGTCAGACTCCCGCCCCGCATTCTCCTTCGGATCTAATCAACAAACAAATGCCCAAGCACCATCTTTTAGTTTTGGAAAGACTACCGATACTCCAAAGGAAGAAAGTAAAGATGAAACAGGTAGCAAATCGTTGTTTACTTTTGGAAAGACTACTGATATTCCaaaggaagaaaacaaGGACGAAACAACCACGAAACCGTCGTTCACCTTTGGCACAGCTTCTACTACCGCACCTTCATTTACTTTTGGAAACCCAAAGACGGAAACGAGTATAATGGAAGAAACAAAACCAGTTCCTTCCGCCGGATTCAAGTTCTCCCTGCCTTATGAACAAAAGACATCAGACGATGCAACACAAGATAAAGCTGAACCAACCACCGACGTTGCTGATGAAAATGCCACAGTAGAGGAAGCTTCGAAACCTTTGGATTTACAAAATggagaagaagacgaaACCGCATTATTCACACAAAGATCCAAGCTAATGATCTTCAATCCAGAAACAAAGCAGTATGATTCCCGTGGTGTTGGTGAAATGAAAGTACTACAAAGGAAAGATGATAAATCAAAGATCAGATTACTTTGTAGGTCAGATGGAATGGGGCATATATTACTGAACACAACTGTTGTTAAATCATTCAGTTACGCACCTTTAGCAGAAGATAACGACAATTTAGTCAAAACTCCAACTGTTGATTCTGAGGGTAAATTGACTACATACATTGTTAAgttcaaattgaaatcagATGGCCGttcattcattaaatcGATTGAAGATGCAAAGAAAGACATGTGA
- the RPS25B gene encoding 40S ribosomal protein eS25 (similar to Saccharomyces cerevisiae RPS25A (YGR027C) and RPS25B (YLR333C); ancestral locus Anc_4.163), with amino-acid sequence MPPKQQLSKAAKAAAAMAGGKKSKKKWSKNNHKDKAQHAVILDQEKLDRIMKEVPTYRYVSVSVLVDRLKIGGSMARVALRDLEKQGIIKPVSKHSKQAIYTRAVASE; translated from the coding sequence ATGCCTCCAAAGCAACAATTATCTAAAGCTGCCAAGGCCGCTGCCGCTATGGCTGGTGGTAAGAAGTCCAAGAAGAAGTGGTCCAAGAACAACCATAAGGATAAGGCTCAACACGCTGTCATCTTAGATCAAGAAAAACTGGACAGAATTATGAAGGAAGTTCCAACGTACAGATATGTTTCTGTTTCTGTCTTAGTTGATAGATTAAAGATTGGTGGTTCTATGGCTAGAGTTGCCTTGAGAGATCTAGAAAAGCAAGGAATTATTAAGCCTGTTTCTAAGCATTCTAAGCAAGCTATTTACACCAGAGCTGTCGCTTCtgaataa
- the NDAI0J01590 gene encoding uncharacterized protein (similar to Saccharomyces cerevisiae SPO77 (YLR341W); ancestral locus Anc_4.171), producing the protein MNTFFKMDLNEKSINHYTQFERQRSKFTKLDRSNIKLGDDTIFELKRNFLHDENEEDCSRTEAIDINNSVPEAVANGLRVGQVLDTMNCSVFNYSIITTSTKKSAFTGIKTTFNNKRIDYGEGHMDNCIKSMDKILVVIKKLLEESKIYKSQEGGYDMIFTIGMYLLPIAIKISKYFEEFDNIYMEINQYKNHVPALKERLNHYQLKYDLVWEEFITTIWLDDEFITKTMSLAGRNFQLLSLYPNEYLRRAVKQDFFSGFKNDKTYENYLIRKEWEKLNYFSRGVLDTLSFEHVWKSNVPTGKVSVNVREEIFSCESSQVILQHFAMELKKCFGAYTTVLNARSSKPNQKHAAPIPLMMKVIDTIIKYSMNFETGEVLVGLNGYVQHWIFNHFNVVCCMIEILKWAKSMKVQYSQERHVLKKKHRNKQLMNFIFRFEEEEEFMNKKIFEESLLNNRWRHVNSLLQQIELFCLNLRENLNLSVYKGDKIQTPNQKILEKLLKRLDQNVSTHQKQYYQVFNFWSGSNDTDETSKANYKTDYDDCMYNNRPNPFSSSDASIELEGSKTKSHRKRDFISRFFGKN; encoded by the coding sequence ATGAATACATTCTTCAAGATggatttaaatgaaaaaagcATAAATCATTATACTCAATTTGAACGGCAACGCtcaaaatttacaaaattagATCgatcaaatattaaattggGTGATGatacaatttttgaattgaaaagaaatttccttcatgatgaaaatgaggAGGATTGTTCAAGAACTGAGGCAATAGacattaataattctgTGCCTGAGGCGGTAGCAAACGGACTTAGAGTGGGACAAGTTCTTGACACTATGAATTGTTCAGTTTTTAATTATTCGATCATTACTACATCGACAAAGAAATCAGCATTCACTGGAATCAAAACTACATTTAATAACAAAAGGATTGATTATGGAGAAGGACATATGGATAATTGTATTAAAAGTATGGATAAAATATTGGTTGTTATCAAGAAATTGTTGgaagaatcaaaaatatataaatcaCAAGAAGGAGGATATGACATGATTTTCACGATTGGGATGTATCTGCTTCCAATTGCCATTAAGATTTcgaaatattttgaagaattcgACAACATCTATATGGAAATTAATCAGTATAAAAATCATGTTCCTGCATTGAAAGAGAGGCTGAATCATTACCAATTGAAGTATGATTTAGTATGGGAAGAGTTTATTACTACAATTTGgttagatgatgaatttattacaaaGACAATGTCATTAGCTGGGcgaaattttcaattactATCATTATATCCAAATGAATATCTTAGAAGAGCAGTAAAGCAGGATTTTTTTTCAGGTTTTAAAAACGATAAGACATATGAAAACTATTTAATACGAAAGGAATGGGAAAagttgaattatttttctaGGGGTGTCTTAGATACATTAAGTTTTGAACATGTTTGGAAATCAAACGTCCCCACTGGCAAGGTTTCTGTAAATGTTAGAGAGGAAATTTTTTCATGTGAGTCTTCCCAAGTTATTTTACAACATTTTGCAATGgaattaaagaaatgtTTTGGTGCTTATACAACAGTATTAAATGCAAGATCAAGTAAGCCAAATCAGAAACATGCAGCTCCGATTCCCCTTATGATGAAAGTTATTGATACAATCATCAAgtattcaatgaattttgAAACCGGCGAAGTTCTAGTTGGATTAAATGGTTACGTTCAACATTGGATTTTCAATCATTTTAATGTTGTTTGTTGTATGATTGAGATTTTAAAATGGGCCAAATCCATGAAGGTGCAGTATAGCCAAGAACGACATGTCCTTAAGAAAAAACATAGGAACAAacaattgatgaattttatCTTCCGTTTCGAGGAAGAAGAGGAGTTtatgaataaaaaaatatttgaagaaagttTATTGAACAATCGATGGCGACATGTAAATTCTTTACTGCAACAAATAGAGttattttgtttaaatTTGAGAgagaatttgaatttaagTGTTTATAAAGGTGATAAAATACAAACACCAAACCAAAAGATCTTGGAGAAACTTTTAAAAAGGCTTGATCAAAATGTGTCTACTCATCAGAAACAATACTATCAGGTATTTAATTTCTGGTCGGGGTCGAACGATACTGATGAGACATCCAAGGCTAACTATAAGACCGATTATGATGACTGCATGTATAATAACAGGCCTAATCCGTTTAGTTCTTCAGATGCCTCTATCGAACTCGAAGGATCAAAAACAAAGTCCCATCGCAAACGGGATTTTATCTCCCGATTCTTTGGAAAGAACTAG
- the FKS1 gene encoding 1,3-beta-D-glucan synthase (similar to Saccharomyces cerevisiae GSC2 (YGR032W) and FKS1 (YLR342W); ancestral locus Anc_4.173), translating into MSYNGQNMNSDPNQYPDQDPDQSGYYQDQNQMPPPQGYDEYGQPIYAQGANDGYYDQYAANGQQPPIPGQNPNESYDQYYNQPPNFQQDMGENFSDFSSYGPPGTPGYGNNGGAGGDSQYTPSQISYGEPSSSGASTPIYGNYDPNAIAMALPNDPYPAWTADSQSPVTIEQIEDIFIDLTNRLGFQRDSMRNMFDHFMTLLDSRASRMSPDQALLSLHADYIGGDTANYKKWYFAAQLDMDDQVGFRNMKLGKAKRLSRKERKAKKKNKKAMEEAAANGEDTEATLNQIEGDNSLEAADFRWKARMNSLTPMERVRQIALYLLCWGEANQVRFTSECLCFIYKCASDYLDSPLCQQRMEPMPEGDYLNRVITPLYHFIRNQVYEISDGRFVKREKDHAQIIGYDDVNQLFWYPEGIAKIVFDDATKLIEIPSEERYLRLGDVAWEDVFFKTYKETRSWLHMITNFNRIWVLHISIYWMYCAYSAPTLYTHNYQQTANNKPLAAYRWATAALGGSVASLIQIIATICEWSFVPRKWAGAQHLSRRFWFLCGIFALNLGPIIFVFAYDKDDVYSTATHVVSAIMFFVAVATIIFFSVMPLGGLFTPYMKKPSTRRYVASQTFTASFAPLHGLDRWMSYLVWVTVFAAKYSESYYFLILSLRDPFRILSTMTMRCTGEYWWGAKLCRHQSKIALGLMVATDFVLFFLDTYLWYILCNTIFSVGKSFYLGISILTPWRNIFTRLPKRIYSKILATTDMEIKYKPKVLISQVWNAIIISMYREHLLAIDHVQRLLYHQVPSEIEGKRTLRAPTFFVSQDDNNFETEFFPRNSEAERRISFFAQSLSTPIPEPLPVDNMPTFTVLTPHYAERILLSLREIIREDDQFSRVTLLEYLKQLHPVEWDCFVKDTKILAEETAAYEGGDEDDEKDGALKSQIDDLPFYCIGFKSAAPEYTLRTRIWASLRFQTLYRTVSGFMNYARAIKLLYRVENPEIVQMFGGNAEGLERELEKMARRKFKFLVSMQRLAKFKPHELENAEFLLRAYPDLQITYLDEEPPLNEGEEPRIYSALIDGHCEILENGRRRPKFRVQLSGNPILGDGKSDNQNHALIFYRGEYIQLIDANQDNYLEECLKIRSVLAEFEELNVEQVNPYAPDLKYEEQDNNHPVAIVGAREYIFSENSGVLGDVAAGKEQTFGTLFARTLSQIGGKLHYGHPDFINATYMTTRGGVSKAQKGLHLNEDIYAGMNAMLRGGRIKHCEYYQCGKGRDLGFGTILNFTTKIGAGMGEQMLSREYYYLGTQLPIDRFLTFYYAHPGFHLNNLFIQLSLQMFMLTLVNLHALAHESIICIYNRNLPITDVLYPIGCYNLEPAVDWVRRYTLSIFIVFFIAFVPIVIQELIERGIWKATQRFFRHILSLSPMFEVFAGQIYSSALLSDLTVGGARYISTGRGFATARIPFSILYSRFAGSAIYMGSRSMLMLLFGTVAHWNAALLWFWASLSSLMFSPFIFNPHQFSWEDFFLDYRDFIRWLSRGNNKYHRNSWIGYVRMSRARTTGFKRKLIGDESEKAAGDSSRARRWNLIVAELIPCAIYAAGCFIAFTFINAQTGVKTTDEDTVNSVLRVIICTLAPIAVDLGVLFFCMGMSCCSGPLFNMCCKKTGSVMAGIAHGVAVVVHIVFFIVMWVLEGFNFSRMLLGVVTCIQCQRFVFHCMSIFLLTREFKNDHANTAFWTGKWYGKGLGYMAWTQPSRELCAKVIELSEFAADFILGHIILICQLPFLCIPGIDKFHSMMLFWLKPSRQIRPPIYSLKQSRLRKRMVKKYCSLYFLVLVIFAACIIGPAVASAHVSKDLGSKLTGVAHNLFQPRNVSNNDTGYQMSTYSGHYYTVTPSIKSWSTIK; encoded by the coding sequence ATGTCTTATAACGGTCAAAACATGAATTCTGACCCGAATCAGTATCCGGATCAAGATCCTGATCAATCGGGTTACTATCAAGATCAAAACCAAATGCCACCACCACAAGGCTATGATGAATATGGTCAACCAATATATGCTCAAGGTGCTAACGACGGTTATTACGACCAATATGCTGCTAACGGTCAACAACCACCTATTCCAGGTCAAAATCCAAACGAATCATATGATCAATATTACAACCAACCACCAAATTTCCAACAAGATATGGGCGAAAACTTTTCGGATTTCAGTTCATATGGACCTCCAGGTACTCCAGGTTATGGTAATAACGGTGGAGCCGGAGGTGACAGTCAATACACTCCATCACAAATCAGTTATGGTGAACCATCCTCTTCAGGTGCTTCCACTCCAATATATGGTAATTATGATCCTAATGCAATCGCTATGGCTCTACCTAATGATCCATATCCAGCATGGACAGCTGATTCTCAATCACCTGTCACTATCgaacaaattgaagatattttcaTCGATTTGACTAATAGATTAGGGTTCCAAAGAGATTCCATGAGAAATATGTTCGATCATTTCATGACACTTTTGGATTCTCGTGCCTCGAGAATGTCTCCTGATCAAGCTCTTTTATCATTACATGCTGATTATATCGGTGGTGATACTGCcaattataaaaaatggTATTTTGCTGCTCAATTAGATATGGATGATCAAGTCGGTTTCAGAAATATGAAATTAGGTAAGGCTAAAAGATTATcaagaaaggaaagaaaggctaagaagaagaataagaaGGCCATGGAAGAAGCTGCAGCTAATGGTGAAGATACTGAAGCTACTTTGAATCAAATTGAAGGTGATAACTCATTGGAAGCTGCCGATTTTAGATGGAAGGCTAGAATGAATTCTTTAACTCCAATGGAAAGAGTTCGTCAAATTGCACTATATTTACTATGTTGGGGGGAAGCTAATCAAGTTAGATTCACGTCTGAATGTTTATGTTTCATTTACAAATGTGCCAGTGATTATTTAGATTCTCCACTATGCCAACAACGTATGGAACCAATGCCAGAAGGGGATTATTTGAATAGAGTTATTACACCATTGTATCATTTTATCAGAAACCAAGTTTATGAAATTTCTGATGGTCGTTTTGTCAAGCGTGAAAAGGATCATGCTCAAATTATTGGTTACGATGATGTCAATCAATTGTTTTGGTATCCAGAAGGTATTGCCAAGATTGTCTTTGACGATGCTActaaattaattgaaattcCATCAGAAGAACGTTATTTAAGATTAGGTGATGTTGCATGGGAGGatgttttcttcaagaCTTATAAAGAAACTCGTTCCTGGTTACATATGATTACAAATTTCAATCGTATTTGGGTCTTACATATTTCCATCTACTGGATGTACTGTGCTTATAGTGCTCCAACTCTATATACACACAACTATCAACAAACTGCTAACAATAAACCTTTGGCCGCTTATAGATGGGCTACTGCAGCTCTTGGTGGTAGTGTTGCCAgtttaattcaaattattgCTACAATTTGTGAATGGTCATTTGTTCCAAGAAAATGGGCTGGTGCTCAACATTTGTCTCGTAGGTTTTGGTTCTTATGTGGTATTTTCGCTTTGAACTTGGGTCCAATTATTTTCGTCTTTGCAtatgataaagatgatgttTATTCTACTGCTACTCATGTTGTTTCCGCCATTATGTTCTTCGTTGCTGTTGCTActattatcttcttctcaGTCATGCCATTAGGTGGCCTTTTCACTCCATATATGAAAAAACCATCTACTAGACGTTACGTTGCATCTCAAACATTTACTGCCTCCTTTGCTCCATTACATGGCCTTGACAGATGGATGTCTTATTTAGTTTGGGTTACTGTTTTCGCTGCCAAGTATTCTGAATCTTACTACtttttgattctttcaTTAAGAGATCCATTCAGAATTCTTTCTACTATGACCATGAGATGTACTGGTGAATATTGGTGGGGTGCAAAGCTTTGTAGACATCAATCAAAGATTGCTTTAGGTTTAATGGTCGCTACAGATTTTGTGTTATTCTTCTTAGATACTTACTTATGGTATATTCTTTGTAACACTATCTTCTCCGTTGGTAAATCCTTTTACTTAGGTATTTCTATTTTGACTCCATGgagaaatattttcaccAGATTACCAAAGAGAATCTACTCCAAGATTTTGGCCACTACTGATATGGAAATCAAATACAAACCAAAAGTTTTGATTTCTCAAGTTTGGAAtgctattattatctcAATGTACAGAGAACATTTGCTGGCTATTGATCATGTCCAAAGATTATTATACCATCAAGTTCCATCTGAAATCGAAGGTAAGAGAACTTTGAGAGCTCCAACATTCTTTGTGTCTCAAGATGATAACAATTTCGAAACTGAATTCTTCCCAAGAAATTCTGAAGCTGAACGTCGTATTTCCTTCTTTGCTCAATCTTTATCCACTCCAATTCCAGAACCATTACCTGTTGACAATATGCCAACTTTCACTGTTTTGACTCCTCATTATGCTGAAAGAATTTTACTATCATTAAGAGAAATTATCCGTGAAGATGATCAGTTTTCAAGAGTTACATTGTTAGAATACTTGAAGCAATTACACCCTGTTGAATGGGATTGTTTCGTCAAGGATACCAAGATTTTAGCTGAAGAAACTGCTGCATATGAAGGTGGTgacgaagatgatgaaaaagatgGTGCATTGAAATCACAAATCGATGATTTACCATTCTACTGTATCGGTTTCAAGTCTGCTGCTCCCGAATATACCCTACGTACCCGTATCTGGGCTTCTTTGAGGTTCCAAACATTATACCGTACTGTTTCTGGTTTCATGAATTATGCTAGAGCTATTAAATTGTTATATCGTGTTGAAAACCCTGAAATTGTTCAAATGTTTGGTGGTAACGCTGAAGGTTTAGAAAgagaattggaaaaaatggcaagaagaaaattcaaattcttaGTCTCTATGCAAAGATTAGCTAAGTTTAAACCAcatgaattagaaaatgcTGAGTTCTTACTGAGAGCTTACCCAGATTTACAAATTACTTACTTGGATGAAGAACCTCCATTAAACGAAGGTGAAGAACCAAGAATTTATTCTGCTTTAATTGATGGTCATTGTGAAATTCTAGAAAACGGTCGTAGACGCCCTAAGTTCAGAGTTCAATTATCTGGTAATCCAATTTTAGGTGATGGTAAATCTGATAACCAAAATCATGCTTTGATTTTCTACAGAGGtgaatatattcaattgattgatGCTAATCAAGATAACTACTTAGAAGAATGTTTGAAGATTAGATCTGTTTTAGCTGAATTCGAAGAATTAAATGTTGAACAAGTTAACCCATATGCTCCAGATTTGAAATACGAAGAACAAGATAACAATCATCCAGTTGCTATCGTTGGTGCtagagaatatattttctccGAAAATTCTGGTGTTCTTGGTGATGTTGCCGCTGGTAAGGAACAAACATTTGGTACATTATTTGCCCGTACGTTATCCCAAATCGGTGGTAAATTACATTATGGTCATCCGGATTTCATTAATGCTACATATATGACAACAAGAGGTGGGGTATCCAAGGCACAAAAGGGTTTACATttgaatgaagatatttACGCAGGTATGAACGCCATGTTACGTGGTGGTCGTATTAAGCACTGtgaatattatcaatgTGGTAAAGGTAGAGATTTAGGTTTTGGTacaattttgaatttcacTACTAAGATCGGTGCTGGTATGGGTGAACAAATGTTATCCCGTGAATATTACTATCTAGGTACTCAATTACCAATCGATCGTTTCTTAACTTTCTACTACGCACATCCTGGTTTCCATTTGAATAACTTGTTTATTCAATTATCTTTGCAAATGTTTATGCTAACTTTGGTCAATCTACATGCTTTAGCTCATGAATCTATCATCTGTATTTACAATAGAAACTTACCAATTACCGATGTTTTGTATCCAATTGGTTGTTACAATTTAGAACCGGCTGTGGATTGGGTCAGACGTTATACTTTATCtattttcattgttttcttcatcgCTTTCGTTCCTATTGTTATCCAAGAATTGATTGAACGTGGTATTTGGAAAGCAACACAGAGATTTTTCCGTCACATTCTATCGTTATCTCCAATGTTCGAAGTCTTTGCTGGTCAAATATACTCTTCTGCTTTATTAAGTGATTTAACTGTTGGTGGTGCTCGTTATATTTCAACAGGTCGTGGTTTCGCAACTGCTCGTATTCCATTCTCAATTCTGTACTCAAGATTCGCAGGTTCTGCAATTTACATGGGTTCAAGATCTATGTTAATGTTGTTATTTGGTACTGTTGCTCATTGGAACGCAGCTCTACTATGGTTTTGGGCCTCTTTGTCATCGTTGATGTTCTCACCATTCATCTTCAACCCTCATCAATTTTCCTGGGAAGATTTCTTTTTAGATTACAGAGATTTTATCAGATGGCTATCCAGaggtaataataaatatcaCAGAAATTCATGGATTGGTTATGTTAGAATGTCTAGAGCAAGAACTACCGGTTTCAAGCGTAAGTTGATCGGTGACGAATCTGAAAAAGCTGCTGGTGATTCCAGTAGAGCCCGTAGATGGAACCTTATTGTTGCTGAACTAATCCCATGTGCAATCTATGCAGCTGGTTGTTTCATTGCCTTTACGTTTATCAATGCTCAAACAGGTGTTAAGACAACGGATGAAGATACTGTTAACTCGGTATTACGTGTCATTATTTGTACTCTTGCTCCAATTGCTGTTGACTTGGGTGTCTTATTCTTTTGTATGGGTATGTCATGTTGTTCCGGTCCATTATTCAACATGTGTTGTAAAAAGACTGGTTCTGTTATGGCAGGTATAGCTCATGGTGTAGCTGTCGTCGTTCATATCgttttcttcatcgtcatGTGGGTTTTAGAAGGTTTCAATTTCTCAAGAATGTTACTTGGTGTCGTTACATGTATTCAATGTCAAAGATTTGTTTTCCATTGTATGTCTATCTTCTTATTGACTCGTGAATTTAAGAATGATCATGCAAACACTGCATTCTGGACTGGTAAATGGTATGGTAAAGGTTTGGGTTATATGGCTTGGACCCAACCAAGTAGAGAACTTTGTGCAAAGGTTATTGAATTATCTGAATTTGCTGCTGATTTCATATTAGGTCATATCATTTTGATCTGCCAGTTACCATTCTTATGTATTCCTGGTATTGATAAGTTCCATTCCATGATGTTATTCTGGTTGAAACCATCCCGTCAAATCCGTCCACCAATTTACTCTCTAAAACAAAGCCGTCTTCGTAAGCGTATGGTTAAGAAGTACTGTAGTCTGTATTTCCTCGTTCTAGTCATTTTTGCTGCATGTATCATTGGTCCAGCAGTTGCATCTGCTCATGTCTCCAAGGATCTTGGTTCCAAGCTAACCGGTGTTGCTCACAATTTATTCCAACCAAGAAATGTTTCAAACAATGACACAGGTTACCAAATGTCTACTTATAGTGGTCATTACTACACGGTTACTCCTTCAATCAAGAGTTGGTCTACTATAAAATGA